In Carnobacterium sp. CP1, the following are encoded in one genomic region:
- a CDS encoding Bax inhibitor-1/YccA family protein has translation MNVQRRDVTNDHVNEDTMAKFFASVYGYMTLGLAISGITAFYTAQSTFMLNLVYGSPFGMIGLFIAELFLVMKLASNGAKLKSAGASLVGFIAFALLNGVTLASIFLIYELGSIGSAFLMTAGTFAGMSLVGFFTKRDMSSFGGQLRGALIGLIIAMVVNGLFLHSGPADFVLSIITVFIFIGFTAYDTHKLKQIYIRFGGQQPLGAVAITGALNLYLDFINIFISLLRIFGDRRS, from the coding sequence TTGAACGTTCAACGAAGAGATGTAACCAATGATCATGTCAATGAAGATACGATGGCCAAATTTTTCGCTTCCGTTTATGGCTATATGACTTTAGGGTTAGCTATTTCAGGAATCACGGCCTTCTATACTGCTCAAAGTACGTTTATGCTCAATTTAGTTTACGGCAGTCCGTTTGGAATGATCGGTTTATTTATAGCCGAATTGTTTTTAGTCATGAAATTGGCGTCTAATGGTGCGAAGTTGAAATCAGCCGGTGCATCTTTGGTCGGCTTCATAGCCTTTGCATTATTGAATGGCGTTACTCTGGCCAGTATTTTTTTAATCTACGAATTAGGCAGTATTGGATCAGCATTCTTAATGACTGCGGGTACATTTGCTGGAATGAGCCTAGTTGGCTTTTTTACAAAGCGCGATATGTCGTCGTTCGGAGGGCAATTAAGAGGAGCTTTGATCGGTCTGATCATCGCTATGGTTGTGAATGGCTTGTTCTTGCACAGCGGTCCTGCTGATTTTGTCTTGTCGATCATTACAGTCTTTATCTTTATTGGTTTCACAGCTTACGACACTCATAAATTAAAACAAATCTATATCCGTTTTGGCGGACAACAACCGTTAGGTGCGGTGGCTATCACTGGAGCACTTAACTTGTATTTAGATTTCATTAACATTTTCATCAGCTTGTTGCGTATTTTTGGAGACAGACGAAGCTAA